A region from the Azospirillum thermophilum genome encodes:
- a CDS encoding cupredoxin domain-containing protein, with protein MRRLAVLSAALALLALSPLPAAAADQTVTIVIKDHRFDPAEVKLPAGQKVTLLVDNQDATSEEFESNELKVEKIVGGRKQIKVTVGPLKPGRYTFFGEFHEATAQGAIVVE; from the coding sequence ATGCGTCGCCTGGCCGTCCTGTCCGCCGCCCTCGCCCTGCTCGCCCTGTCGCCGCTGCCGGCCGCCGCGGCCGACCAGACGGTCACCATCGTCATCAAGGACCACAGGTTCGATCCGGCCGAAGTGAAGCTGCCGGCCGGCCAGAAGGTCACGCTGCTGGTGGACAACCAGGATGCGACCTCCGAGGAGTTCGAGAGCAACGAGCTGAAGGTCGAGAAGATCGTCGGCGGCAGGAAGCAGATCAAGGTCACCGTCGGTCCGCTGAAGCCGGGCAGGTACACGTTCTTCGGCGAATTCCACGAGGCGACCGCCCAGGGCGCGATCGTCGTCGAGTGA
- a CDS encoding GFA family protein: MTGAPVDDASLGGGCLCGAVRFTVPHRPPGVSTCHCGQCRRFHGHVGAYIVVPGDSVAITAGDSLAWYHSSAVGRRGFCRTCGSSLFWRGEGSGELEIAAGCLDQPTGLRTLSHTFVASKGDYYEITDDLPQYPANGPGETPPA; the protein is encoded by the coding sequence ATGACCGGCGCTCCCGTCGACGATGCCTCCCTCGGCGGCGGCTGCCTGTGCGGCGCCGTCCGCTTCACCGTCCCGCACAGGCCGCCGGGGGTGTCGACCTGCCATTGCGGCCAGTGCCGGCGCTTCCATGGCCATGTCGGCGCCTACATCGTGGTGCCGGGGGACAGCGTCGCCATCACCGCGGGCGACTCGCTCGCCTGGTACCACTCCTCCGCCGTCGGCCGCCGCGGCTTCTGCCGTACCTGCGGGTCGTCGCTGTTCTGGCGCGGGGAGGGCAGCGGGGAGCTCGAAATCGCCGCCGGGTGCCTCGACCAGCCGACCGGCCTCAGGACGCTGAGCCATACCTTCGTCGCCAGCAAGGGCGACTATTACGAGATCACCGACGACCTGCCGCAGTACCCGGCGAATGGGCCGGGGGAGACGCCGCCGGCCTGA
- a CDS encoding GFA family protein: MTDHGDSGGDARGVERTVWTGGCACGSVRYEVSARPSPVTYCHCGQCRRQHGLAGAYVQVPRTAFRLLGADTLAWYDSSQGIRRGFCARCGGGLFWDRRSSDGIDLTAGSLDQPTSLSAERHIWVEFKADYETLGTDGLPRHSRDSRSPQIAGPAGEAS, encoded by the coding sequence ATGACCGATCACGGGGATAGCGGGGGGGACGCCCGCGGGGTGGAGCGGACGGTCTGGACCGGCGGCTGTGCGTGCGGCAGCGTCCGCTATGAAGTTTCCGCCCGGCCGTCCCCGGTCACCTATTGCCATTGCGGACAGTGCCGCCGCCAGCACGGCCTCGCCGGCGCCTATGTCCAGGTGCCGCGCACCGCCTTCCGGCTGCTGGGGGCCGACACGCTCGCTTGGTACGACTCGTCCCAGGGCATCCGCCGCGGCTTCTGCGCCCGCTGCGGCGGTGGGCTGTTCTGGGACCGGCGGTCGAGCGACGGGATCGATCTCACCGCCGGCAGCCTCGACCAGCCGACCAGCCTGTCCGCCGAGCGCCATATCTGGGTGGAGTTCAAGGCCGACTACGAGACGTTGGGCACGGATGGCCTGCCCCGGCACAGCCGCGACTCCCGGTCGCCGCAGATCGCCGGACCGGCGGGAGAAGCGTCATGA
- a CDS encoding DUF1127 domain-containing protein yields MAQGLDTGISIRGGHPSAGLVTRILDTILLWRERRRQRRALEALPDHLLADIGVSRLDATFEAEKPFWKG; encoded by the coding sequence ATGGCACAGGGCCTGGACACCGGCATTTCCATCCGCGGCGGCCATCCGTCCGCCGGCCTCGTCACCCGCATCCTCGACACGATCCTCCTCTGGCGCGAGCGGCGGCGCCAGCGGCGCGCGCTGGAGGCCCTGCCGGACCATCTTCTGGCCGATATTGGCGTCAGCCGCCTGGACGCTACCTTTGAGGCGGAGAAGCCGTTCTGGAAGGGGTGA
- a CDS encoding transcriptional regulator GcvA: MFRRLPPLNALRTFEAAARHLSFTRAAEELHVTQAAVSHQIKALEEWLGMPLFRRMNRALVLTEAGQAYLAPVAESLDTLAQATDRLFRKDGSGALTISTMPSFAAKWLVLRLPRFQAEHPELDVRLQSTAQLVDFTRQDVDVAIRFGRGDWPGLKAERLLTEEVFAVCSPALRDGDPPIRRPEDLRHHTLLHDDYRISWAIWCEAAGVGMDVTRGVRFDDSSLTLQAAITGGGVALARGALVADDLAAGRLVRLFDIALPGDLAYWLVAPPHYFQRPKVRVFRDWLFREAGASA, encoded by the coding sequence ATGTTCCGCCGCCTGCCGCCGCTGAATGCGCTGCGCACCTTCGAGGCCGCCGCCCGCCACCTGTCCTTCACCCGGGCGGCGGAGGAGCTGCACGTCACCCAGGCGGCGGTCAGCCACCAGATCAAGGCGCTGGAGGAATGGCTGGGCATGCCGCTGTTCCGCCGGATGAACCGCGCGCTGGTGCTGACCGAGGCCGGGCAGGCCTATCTGGCGCCGGTCGCGGAGTCGCTCGACACGCTGGCGCAGGCGACCGACCGGCTGTTCCGCAAGGACGGCAGCGGCGCGCTGACCATCAGCACCATGCCGAGCTTCGCCGCCAAGTGGCTGGTCCTGCGGCTGCCCCGCTTCCAGGCCGAGCATCCCGAGCTCGACGTGCGGCTGCAGAGCACGGCGCAGCTCGTCGACTTCACCCGGCAGGACGTCGACGTCGCCATCCGCTTCGGGCGCGGCGACTGGCCCGGGCTTAAGGCCGAGCGGCTGCTGACGGAGGAGGTGTTCGCCGTCTGCAGCCCGGCGCTGCGCGACGGCGACCCGCCGATCCGCCGGCCGGAGGATCTGCGCCACCACACGCTGCTGCACGACGACTATCGCATCTCCTGGGCGATCTGGTGCGAGGCGGCGGGGGTCGGGATGGACGTGACCCGCGGCGTACGGTTCGACGATTCGTCGCTGACCCTGCAGGCGGCGATCACCGGCGGCGGGGTGGCGCTGGCGCGCGGGGCGCTGGTGGCCGACGACCTCGCCGCCGGCCGGCTGGTGCGGCTGTTCGACATCGCCCTGCCCGGCGACCTCGCCTACTGGCTGGTGGCGCCGCCGCACTATTTCCAGCGGCCCAAGGTGCGCGTCTTCCGCGACTGGCTGTTCCGGGAAGCGGGAGCGTCTGCGTGA
- a CDS encoding aspartate carbamoyltransferase catalytic subunit: protein MSAIPSHDQLFPHRHLLGIEGLRAGEITQILDLADSYVDQNRQPVKKSSLLAGRTQVNLFFENSTRTRTSFELAGKRLGADVINMSSDGSSVKKGETLIDTAMTLNAMHLDALVVRHAESGAVKLLADKVNCSVINAGDGHHEHPTQALLDALAIRRRLGRLDGLIVAICGDILHSRVARSNIHLLNAMGARVRCVAPPTLLPSQIERLGVEVHHSMKTGLKDADVVMMLRLQTERMSGQYVPSTREYFYFYGLDYEKLEVAKPDAVIMHPGPMNRGVEIDSEVADDLKRSMILDQVELGVAVRMAVLDLLTRDRRGTNA, encoded by the coding sequence ATGAGCGCGATCCCGTCCCATGACCAGCTCTTCCCACACCGCCACCTACTCGGAATCGAGGGGCTGCGGGCCGGGGAGATCACCCAGATCCTCGACCTCGCCGACAGCTACGTGGACCAGAACCGCCAGCCGGTGAAGAAGTCCTCGCTGCTCGCCGGCCGGACCCAGGTGAACCTGTTCTTCGAGAACTCCACCCGCACCCGCACCAGCTTCGAGCTGGCGGGCAAGCGGCTGGGCGCCGACGTCATCAACATGTCGTCCGACGGCAGCTCGGTGAAGAAGGGCGAGACGCTGATCGACACGGCGATGACGCTGAACGCCATGCACCTCGACGCGCTGGTGGTCCGCCATGCCGAGTCGGGGGCGGTGAAGCTGCTGGCCGACAAGGTCAACTGCTCGGTGATCAACGCCGGCGACGGCCACCACGAGCACCCCACCCAGGCGCTGCTCGACGCGCTGGCGATCCGCCGCCGGCTCGGCCGGCTGGACGGGCTGATCGTGGCGATCTGCGGCGACATCCTGCACAGCCGCGTCGCGCGCTCGAACATCCATCTTCTGAACGCCATGGGCGCGCGGGTGCGCTGCGTCGCCCCGCCCACGCTGCTGCCCTCGCAGATCGAGCGGCTGGGGGTGGAGGTGCACCACTCCATGAAGACCGGCCTGAAGGATGCCGACGTCGTCATGATGCTGCGCCTGCAGACCGAGCGGATGAGCGGCCAGTACGTCCCCTCGACGCGCGAGTACTTCTACTTCTACGGCCTCGACTACGAGAAGCTGGAGGTGGCGAAGCCGGACGCGGTGATCATGCATCCCGGTCCGATGAACCGCGGCGTCGAAATCGACTCGGAGGTCGCCGACGACCTCAAGCGCTCCATGATCCTCGACCAGGTGGAACTGGGCGTGGCCGTCCGCATGGCCGTGCTCGACCTGCTGACCCGCGACCGCCGGGGGACCAATGCCTGA
- a CDS encoding dihydroorotase, whose protein sequence is MTARVAYVNARLLDPATGLDQRGALLTEGARIADFGPSLFGDGVPEGIEVVDLGGAALAPGLVDMRVLIGEPGEEEKDTIKSASRAAVAGGITAMVLLPNTDPVLDEVAGLEFIARRAREVKLVKVFAYAAATQGARGDEITEMGLLARAGAVAFTDGTRAIASAKTMRRALSYARTFDKLIVQHPEEPSLASGGMMNSGEIATRLGLVGIPREAEIIMIERDLRLLELSGGRLHFAHVTTSESVELIRRAKARGLRVTCDTAPHYFALTETDVGDYRTFAKVSPPLRGEMDRRAIVEGLADGTIDAIASDHVPQDQDQKRLPFGQAAFGVIGLETLFPLTLELVHKGKLSLLDALACVTVKPARILDLPLGRIAKGAPADLVAFDPEVPWRVDVDRFRSKSKNSPFENRPVQGRPLRTVVDGRTVWQHEG, encoded by the coding sequence ATGACCGCCCGCGTTGCGTACGTCAACGCCCGCCTGCTCGACCCCGCCACCGGCCTCGACCAGCGCGGCGCCCTGCTGACCGAAGGCGCGCGCATCGCCGACTTCGGCCCGTCGCTGTTCGGCGACGGCGTGCCGGAGGGGATCGAGGTGGTCGACCTCGGCGGCGCGGCGCTCGCCCCCGGCCTCGTCGACATGCGCGTCCTGATCGGCGAGCCCGGCGAGGAGGAGAAGGACACCATCAAGAGCGCCTCGCGCGCCGCGGTGGCCGGCGGCATCACCGCCATGGTGCTGCTGCCCAACACCGACCCGGTGCTGGACGAGGTGGCGGGGCTGGAGTTCATCGCGCGGCGCGCCCGCGAGGTGAAGCTGGTCAAGGTCTTCGCCTATGCCGCCGCCACCCAGGGGGCGCGCGGCGACGAGATCACCGAGATGGGCCTGCTGGCCCGCGCCGGCGCCGTCGCCTTCACCGACGGCACGCGGGCGATCGCCAGCGCCAAGACGATGCGCCGGGCGCTGAGCTACGCCAGGACCTTCGACAAGCTGATCGTCCAGCATCCGGAGGAGCCGTCGCTGGCCTCGGGCGGCATGATGAACTCCGGGGAGATCGCCACCCGGCTCGGCCTCGTCGGCATCCCGCGCGAGGCCGAGATCATCATGATCGAGCGCGACCTGCGCCTGCTGGAGCTGAGCGGCGGCCGGCTGCACTTCGCCCATGTCACGACCTCGGAGTCGGTGGAGCTGATCCGCCGCGCCAAGGCCCGCGGCCTTCGGGTGACCTGCGACACCGCCCCGCATTACTTCGCCCTGACCGAGACGGACGTCGGCGACTACCGCACCTTCGCCAAGGTGTCGCCGCCGCTGCGCGGCGAGATGGACCGCCGCGCCATCGTCGAGGGACTGGCCGACGGCACCATCGACGCCATCGCGTCCGACCATGTGCCGCAGGACCAGGACCAGAAGCGCCTGCCCTTCGGCCAGGCCGCCTTCGGCGTCATCGGGCTGGAGACGCTGTTCCCGCTGACGCTGGAACTGGTCCACAAGGGCAAGCTGTCGCTGCTCGACGCGCTGGCCTGCGTCACGGTGAAGCCGGCGCGGATCCTCGACCTGCCGCTCGGCCGCATCGCCAAGGGGGCGCCGGCCGACCTCGTCGCCTTCGATCCGGAGGTGCCGTGGCGGGTGGACGTCGACCGCTTCAGGTCCAAGTCCAAGAACTCGCCCTTCGAGAACCGGCCGGTCCAGGGCCGCCCGCTGCGCACCGTCGTCGACGGCCGCACCGTCTGGCAGCACGAGGGCTGA
- the plsY gene encoding glycerol-3-phosphate 1-O-acyltransferase PlsY, translating to MIPVFEIIASSVLGYLLGSIPFGLVLTRLAGLGDIRKIGSGNIGATNVLRTGNKPLALATLLLDSGKGAIAALLALAWAGPEAAAVAAGGAMLGHTFPVWLGFKGGKGVATALGVLLAISWPVGIIACLTWLAMALLFRISSLSALTALGLSPLVGWYFGGGLVAGLCLFIAVLVFIRHDANIRRLLKGEEPKITLSKKTAA from the coding sequence CTGATCCCGGTGTTCGAGATCATCGCCTCGTCCGTCCTCGGCTACCTGCTGGGCTCCATCCCGTTCGGCCTCGTCCTGACCCGGCTGGCCGGGCTGGGCGACATCCGCAAGATCGGCTCCGGCAACATCGGCGCCACCAACGTGCTGCGCACCGGCAACAAGCCGCTGGCGCTGGCCACCCTGCTGCTCGACAGCGGCAAGGGCGCCATCGCCGCCCTGCTGGCGCTGGCCTGGGCAGGGCCGGAGGCGGCGGCCGTCGCCGCCGGCGGCGCCATGCTGGGCCACACCTTCCCGGTCTGGCTGGGCTTCAAGGGCGGCAAGGGCGTCGCCACGGCGCTCGGCGTGCTGCTGGCGATCTCCTGGCCGGTCGGCATCATCGCCTGCCTGACCTGGCTCGCCATGGCGCTGCTGTTCCGCATCTCGTCGCTGTCGGCGCTGACCGCGCTGGGACTGAGCCCGCTCGTCGGCTGGTACTTCGGCGGCGGGCTGGTCGCCGGCCTCTGCCTGTTCATCGCCGTGCTGGTCTTCATCCGGCACGACGCCAACATCCGCCGCCTGCTGAAGGGCGAGGAGCCGAAGATCACCCTGTCCAAGAAGACGGCGGCGTAA
- a CDS encoding hemerythrin domain-containing protein, with translation MADKTDIFARIKADHDTIRALLEKTETANGSGRAVYEDLQRELWAHSKVEEGVFYAALAKAKEAREETVEGLNEHHLINTLLDELNAMKTGDTGWSAKLQVLGELVRHHLDEEEEELFEEARDYLDDDRAGELGSLYAERKDHAMAALAPLPK, from the coding sequence ATGGCTGACAAGACCGACATCTTCGCCCGCATCAAGGCGGACCACGACACCATCCGCGCCCTGCTGGAGAAGACCGAGACGGCGAACGGCAGCGGCCGTGCCGTCTATGAGGATCTGCAGCGCGAGCTGTGGGCCCATTCCAAGGTCGAGGAGGGCGTCTTCTACGCCGCCCTCGCCAAGGCCAAGGAGGCGCGCGAGGAGACGGTGGAGGGGCTGAACGAGCATCACCTGATCAACACCCTGCTCGACGAGCTGAACGCGATGAAGACCGGCGACACCGGCTGGTCGGCCAAGCTGCAGGTGCTGGGCGAACTGGTCCGCCACCATCTGGACGAAGAGGAGGAGGAGCTGTTCGAGGAGGCGCGCGACTATCTCGACGACGACCGCGCCGGTGAACTCGGCAGCCTCTATGCGGAGCGCAAGGACCACGCCATGGCGGCGCTGGCCCCGCTGCCGAAGTGA
- the egtD gene encoding L-histidine N(alpha)-methyltransferase produces MDGLYPEHQERTSSRGAATARARQTQESGFLEDVFAGLSAPRKSLPCKYFYDREGSALFDAICALDEYYPTRTETALLRSRAAEIAALAGRSAALIELGSGSSVKVRLLLDAFDRPALYIPVDISREHLMISAARLAGDYPAVTVVPVAADYVQGFALPAGVAAERAVVFFPGSTIGNFRPGEAIGFLRGLGTRLGRGVRLLVGVDLRKDKAVLEAAYDDARGITAAFNLNLLARINRELDGTFDLARFAHRALYNELRGRIEMHLVSLADQTVRVGGRAFRFHRGETIHTENSYKYSVGGFRRLAARAGWQAERSWTDPKGLFSLHWMVWPG; encoded by the coding sequence ATGGATGGACTGTACCCGGAGCACCAGGAGCGGACGAGCAGCCGCGGCGCCGCGACGGCCCGTGCCCGGCAGACGCAGGAGTCCGGCTTTCTGGAGGACGTCTTCGCCGGCCTGTCCGCCCCGCGCAAGAGCCTGCCCTGCAAGTATTTCTATGACCGCGAGGGCTCGGCGCTGTTCGACGCGATCTGCGCGCTCGACGAATATTACCCGACCAGGACAGAGACGGCCCTGCTGCGCTCCCGCGCGGCGGAGATCGCGGCGCTGGCCGGGCGATCGGCGGCGCTGATCGAGCTCGGCAGCGGGTCCAGCGTGAAGGTGCGGCTGCTGCTCGACGCCTTCGACCGGCCGGCGCTCTACATCCCCGTGGACATCTCGCGCGAGCATCTGATGATCTCCGCCGCCCGGCTGGCCGGCGACTACCCGGCGGTGACGGTGGTCCCGGTGGCGGCCGACTATGTCCAGGGCTTCGCCCTGCCGGCCGGCGTGGCGGCGGAGCGGGCGGTGGTCTTCTTCCCCGGCTCGACCATCGGCAATTTCCGGCCCGGCGAGGCGATCGGCTTCCTGCGCGGGCTCGGCACGCGGCTCGGCCGCGGGGTCCGGCTGCTGGTCGGGGTCGACCTGCGCAAGGACAAGGCGGTGCTGGAGGCCGCCTATGACGACGCCCGCGGCATCACCGCCGCCTTCAACCTGAACCTGCTGGCGCGCATCAACCGGGAGCTGGACGGCACCTTCGACCTCGCCCGCTTCGCCCACCGCGCCCTCTACAACGAGCTGCGCGGCCGGATCGAGATGCATCTCGTCAGCCTCGCCGACCAGACGGTGCGCGTCGGCGGCCGGGCCTTCCGCTTCCACCGCGGCGAGACCATCCATACCGAGAATTCCTACAAATATTCGGTCGGCGGATTCCGCCGTCTGGCCGCGCGCGCCGGCTGGCAGGCGGAGCGGAGCTGGACCGACCCGAAGGGGCTGTTCAGCCTCCATTGGATGGTCTGGCCCGGCTGA
- the egtB gene encoding ergothioneine biosynthesis protein EgtB encodes MQGGATARLPDPGEGLAARYSRVRAGTMALAEGLSAEDMTVQSMPDASPVKWHLAHTSWFFETFLLTPGLPGYRPFHPSFGYLFNSYYEAVGARHPRPMRGLLTRPGVAEVIAYRRHVDEAMAALLAQGREEPAALVALGLAHEEQHQELIVMDLLHLLSLNPLAPAWKPMRRPAPCEADPGRWLSFDGGIRSIGWDGSHHGSHCGGGFAFDNEGPRHEVLLRPFRLFSRPVTNGEWLAFIEAGGYGEPSLWLSDGWAAVQAQGWQAPAYWRRRDDGWTGFTPAGDLPFDPDAPVCHVSFYEADAFARWAGKRLPLEAEWEVAAEGLEPAGNTLGSGLLRPAAAPARRDGRPGQMFGDVWEWTASAYSPYPGFRPAAGAVGEYNGKFMANQMVLRGGCCATPDGHVRASYRNFFYPHQRWMFAGVRLAEDA; translated from the coding sequence ATGCAGGGAGGAGCGACGGCACGGCTGCCGGACCCGGGGGAAGGGCTGGCCGCGCGGTACAGCCGCGTGCGCGCCGGGACCATGGCGCTGGCCGAAGGGCTGTCGGCGGAGGATATGACGGTCCAGTCGATGCCCGACGCCAGCCCCGTCAAATGGCACCTCGCGCATACGAGCTGGTTCTTCGAGACCTTCCTGCTGACGCCGGGCCTGCCCGGCTACCGGCCCTTCCACCCCTCCTTCGGCTATCTGTTCAATTCCTATTACGAGGCGGTCGGCGCGCGGCATCCGCGGCCGATGCGCGGCCTGCTGACCCGCCCCGGCGTGGCGGAGGTGATCGCCTACCGCCGCCATGTCGACGAGGCGATGGCGGCCCTGCTGGCGCAGGGGCGGGAGGAACCGGCGGCGCTGGTGGCGCTCGGCCTCGCCCATGAGGAGCAGCACCAGGAGCTGATCGTCATGGATCTGCTCCACCTGCTGTCGCTGAACCCGCTCGCCCCCGCCTGGAAACCGATGCGCCGCCCGGCGCCCTGCGAGGCCGACCCCGGCCGCTGGCTGTCCTTCGACGGCGGCATCCGCTCCATCGGCTGGGACGGCAGCCATCACGGCAGCCATTGCGGGGGCGGCTTCGCCTTCGACAACGAGGGGCCGCGGCACGAGGTGCTGCTGCGCCCCTTCCGCCTGTTCTCCCGCCCCGTCACCAACGGCGAATGGCTGGCCTTCATCGAGGCGGGCGGCTATGGCGAACCGTCCCTCTGGCTGTCCGACGGCTGGGCGGCGGTGCAGGCCCAGGGCTGGCAGGCGCCGGCCTATTGGCGCCGCCGCGACGATGGCTGGACCGGATTCACCCCGGCCGGCGACCTGCCGTTCGATCCCGACGCGCCGGTCTGCCACGTCAGCTTCTACGAGGCGGACGCCTTCGCCCGCTGGGCCGGCAAGCGCCTGCCGCTGGAGGCGGAGTGGGAGGTCGCGGCCGAGGGGCTGGAGCCGGCCGGCAACACGCTGGGCAGCGGCCTGCTGCGTCCCGCGGCGGCACCGGCGCGGCGGGACGGCCGGCCGGGCCAGATGTTCGGCGACGTGTGGGAATGGACCGCCAGCGCCTATTCCCCCTATCCCGGCTTCCGTCCCGCCGCCGGCGCGGTCGGCGAATACAACGGAAAGTTCATGGCGAACCAGATGGTCCTGCGCGGCGGCTGCTGCGCGACGCCGGACGGACATGTGCGCGCCAGCTACCGGAACTTCTTCTACCCGCACCAGCGATGGATGTTCGCCGGGGTGCGCCTAGCGGAGGATGCGTGA
- a CDS encoding SDR family oxidoreductase, whose protein sequence is MRLTLKPIDAQTIVITGATSGIGLATARMAAQRGARLVLTARDRDALGRLCEEIRADGGDAVHCVADVADPAALKQVADLAVRTHGGIDCWVNNAGVSIYGRIEETPVEDHRRLFETDYWGVVNGSIAALPHLRRNGGALINVGSALSDRAIPLQGPYSAAKHAVKGFTDALRMELEADDAHISVTLIKPAAIDTLYEEHARNLLESEPLNPAPVYAPELVAKAILHAAEHPVRDLYVGSAAKLFSLSETFMPRLTDYAMERTLTRWQRAGGPKRQRGDALYGPAGDGRTRAGRHRFVRETSLYTEAQMHPWISAALVAGFGVLAGAAIARGWVRSGEPRHTWHEPHPDRAVERRRGDADLGYGRRTLGHNAKPAWLATSEREVTFRE, encoded by the coding sequence ATGCGCCTTACCCTGAAACCCATCGACGCCCAGACCATCGTCATCACCGGGGCGACCAGCGGCATCGGGCTCGCCACCGCCCGCATGGCGGCGCAGCGCGGAGCCAGGCTGGTGCTGACCGCCCGCGACCGCGACGCGCTGGGCCGGCTGTGCGAGGAGATCCGGGCGGACGGCGGCGACGCCGTCCATTGCGTCGCCGACGTGGCCGACCCGGCGGCCCTGAAGCAGGTCGCCGACCTCGCGGTCCGCACCCATGGCGGCATCGACTGCTGGGTGAACAATGCCGGCGTCTCGATCTACGGCCGGATCGAGGAGACGCCGGTCGAGGATCACCGCCGCCTGTTCGAGACCGACTACTGGGGCGTGGTCAACGGCAGCATCGCCGCCCTGCCGCATCTGCGCCGCAACGGCGGGGCGCTGATCAACGTCGGCAGCGCGCTGTCCGACCGCGCCATCCCGCTCCAGGGTCCCTACTCCGCCGCCAAGCATGCGGTGAAGGGCTTCACCGACGCGCTGCGCATGGAGCTGGAGGCCGACGACGCCCACATCTCCGTCACGCTGATCAAGCCGGCGGCCATCGACACGCTCTACGAGGAGCACGCCCGCAACCTGCTGGAGTCGGAGCCGCTGAACCCCGCCCCGGTCTATGCGCCGGAGCTGGTCGCCAAGGCCATCCTGCACGCGGCGGAGCATCCGGTGCGCGACCTCTATGTCGGCAGCGCCGCCAAGCTGTTCTCGCTGAGCGAGACCTTCATGCCGCGCCTCACCGACTATGCGATGGAACGGACGCTGACCCGCTGGCAGCGGGCGGGCGGGCCGAAGCGGCAGCGCGGCGACGCGCTCTACGGTCCGGCCGGCGATGGCCGCACCCGCGCCGGACGGCACCGCTTCGTGCGCGAGACCAGCCTCTATACCGAGGCGCAGATGCATCCCTGGATCAGCGCCGCGCTGGTCGCCGGCTTCGGCGTGCTGGCCGGCGCGGCGATCGCCCGCGGCTGGGTGCGCAGCGGGGAGCCCCGCCACACCTGGCACGAACCGCATCCCGACCGGGCGGTCGAACGCCGCCGCGGCGACGCCGACCTCGGCTATGGCCGGCGCACGCTGGGCCACAACGCCAAGCCGGCCTGGCTGGCGACCAGCGAGCGCGAAGTCACCTTCCGGGAGTGA